One genomic region from Saccharomyces cerevisiae S288C chromosome XI, complete sequence encodes:
- the MLP1 gene encoding Mlp1p (Myosin-like protein associated with the nuclear envelope; nuclear basket protein that connects the nuclear pore complex (NPC) with the nuclear interior; involved with Tel1p in telomere length control; forms a coiled-coil parallel homodimer; recruitment and docking of Mlp1p filaments onto the NPC Y-complex involves Nup60p; involved along with Pml1p and Pml39p in nuclear retention of unspliced mRNAs; MLP1 has a paralog, MLP2, that arose from the whole genome duplication), protein MSDHDTPMESIQNGENSDERLNAIASFFGCSLEQVKSFDGDVVKHLNDKLLQFNELKSENLKVTVSFDELKASSLKKIDGLKTEMENVIRENDKIRKERNDTFVKFESVENEKMKLSSELEFVKRKLDDLTEEKKETQSNQQRTLKILDERLKEIELVRVENNRSNSECKKLRSTIMDLETKQQGYITNDLNSRTELERKTQELTLLQSNNDWLEKELRSKNEQYLSYRQKTDKVILDIRNELNRLRNDFQMERTNNDVLKQKNNELSKSLQEKLLEIKGLSDSLNSEKQEFSAEMSLKQRLVDLLESQLNAVKEELNSIRELNTAKVIADDSKKQTPENEDLLKELQLTKEKLAQCEKECLRLSSITDEADEDNENLSAKSSSDFIFLKKQLIKERRTKEHLQNQIETFIVELEHKVPIINSFKERTDMLENELNNAALLLEHTSNEKNAKVKELNAKNQKLVECENDLQTLTKQRLDLCRQIQYLLITNSVSNDSKGPLRKEEIQFIQNIMQEDDSTITESDSQKVVTERLVEFKNIIQLQEKNAELLKVVRNLADKLESKEKKSKQSLQKIESETVNEAKEAIITLKSEKMDLESRIEELQKELEELKTSVPNEDASYSNVTIKQLTETKRDLESQVQDLQTRISQITRESTENMSLLNKEIQDLYDSKSDISIKLGKEKSSRILAEERFKLLSNTLDLTKAENDQLRKRFDYLQNTILKQDSKTHETLNEYVSCKSKLSIVETELLNLKEEQKLRVHLEKNLKQELNKLSPEKDSLRIMVTQLQTLQKEREDLLEETRKSCQKKIDELEDALSELKKETSQKDHHIKQLEEDNNSNIEWYQNKIEALKKDYESVITSVDSKQTDIEKLQYKVKSLEKEIEEDKIRLHTYNVMDETINDDSLRKELEKSKINLTDAYSQIKEYKDLYETTSQSLQQTNSKLDESFKDFTNQIKNLTDEKTSLEDKISLLKEQMFNLNNELDLQKKGMEKEKADFKKRISILQNNNKEVEAVKSEYESKLSKIQNDLDQQTIYANTAQNNYEQELQKHADVSKTISELREQLHTYKGQVKTLNLSRDQLENALKENEKSWSSQKESLLEQLDLSNSRIEDLSSQNKLLYDQIQIYTAADKEVNNSTNGPGLNNILITLRRERDILDTKVTVAERDAKMLRQKISLMDVELQDARTKLDNSRVEKENHSSIIQQHDDIMEKLNQLNLLRESNITLRNELENNNNKKKELQSELDKLKQNVAPIESELTALKYSMQEKEQELKLAKEEVHRWKKRSQDILEKHEQLSSSDYEKLESEIENLKEELENKERQGAEAEEKFNRLRRQAQERLKTSKLSQDSLTEQVNSLRDAKNVLENSLSEANARIEELQNAKVAQGNNQLEAIRKLQEDAEKASRELQAKLEESTTSYESTINGLNEEITTLKEEIEKQRQIQQQLQATSANEQNDLSNIVESMKKSFEEDKIKFIKEKTQEVNEKILEAQERLNQPSNINMEEIKKKWESEHEQEVSQKIREAEEALKKRIRLPTEEKINKIIERKKEELEKEFEEKVEERIKSMEQSGEIDVVLRKQLEAKVQEKQKELENEYNKKLQEELKDVPHSSHISDDERDKLRAEIESRLREEFNNELQAIKKKSFDEGKQQAMMKTTLLERKLAKMESQLSETKQSAESPPKSVNNVQNPLLGLPRKIEENSNSPFNPLLSGEKLLKLNSKSSSGGFNPFTSPSPNKHLQNDNDKRESLANKTDPPTHLEPSFNIPASRGLISSSSTLSTDTNDEELTSNNPAQKDSSNRNVQSEEDTEKKKEGEPVKRGEAIEEQTKSNKRPIDEVGELKNDEDDTTENINESKKIKTEDEEEKETDKVNDENSI, encoded by the coding sequence ATGTCGGATCATGATACTCCAATGGAAAGCATACAAAATGGTGAAAATTCAGACGAAAGATTGAACGCCATTGCGTCTTTTTTCGGTTGCTCTTTAGAGCAGGTTAAATCATTTGACGGTGATGTGGTAAAACACCTTAACGATAAACTTTTACAGTTTAATGAACTTAAATCGGAGAATCTAAAGGTTACCGTCTCATTCGATGAATTGAAGGCTAgttctttaaagaaaattgatgGTTTGAAGACAGAAATGGAAAACGTTATAagagaaaatgataaaatcCGAAAAGAGAGGAATGATACTTTTGTTAAGTTCGAATCTgtagaaaatgaaaagatgaaattatCAAGTGAGCTAGAGTTTGTGAAAAGGAAGCTCGATGATTTAACTGaggagaaaaaggaaaccCAGAGTAATCAACAGCGAACCCTGAAAATACTGGATGAAAGactaaaagaaatagaattGGTCAGGGTTGAGAATAATCGCTCCAATAGTGAATGTAAGAAACTACGCTCTACAATAATGGATTTAGAAACAAAACAACAGGGCTATATTACTAATGACCTGAATTCTAGAACTGAActggaaagaaaaacacaAGAATTGACTTTATTGCAGTCAAATAATGATTGGCTAGAAAAGGAGCTAcgttcaaaaaatgaacagTATCTCTCCTACAGACAAAAAACCGACAAAGTAATTCTAGATATCAGGAATGAATTAAATCGTTTAAGGAATGATTTTCAAATGGAAAGAACGAATAATGATGTTttgaagcaaaaaaataacgaaTTGTCAAAATctttacaagaaaaactACTGGAAATCAAGGGTCTATCCGACTCCCTAAATTCCGAAAAGCAAGAATTTTCTGCAGAAATGTCCCTAAAGCAACGTTTAGTGGACCTTTTAGAATCACAATTGAACGCtgtaaaagaagaattgaacAGTATAAGAGAGTTGAACACTGCAAAGGTAATAGCAgatgattcaaaaaaacaaactCCCGAAAATGAAGACTTACTTAAGGAATTGCAGTTaacgaaagaaaaattagcACAATGCGAAAAAGAATGTCTACGTTTATCCTCTATAACTGACGAAGCAgatgaagataatgaaaatttaTCTGCAAAATCTAGTTCTGATTTTATATTCCTGAAGAAACAATTAATTAAAGAAAGGCGTACCAAGGaacatcttcaaaatcaaattgaAACATTCATCGTAGAGTTGGAACATAAAGTGCCCATTATAAACtctttcaaagaaagaacTGACATGTTGGAAAACGAATTGAATAACGCTGCATTGTTACTAGAGCATACATCGAACGAGAAGAATGCAAAGGTTAAGGAATTAAATGCCAAAAACCAAAAGCTAGTGGAATGTGAAAATGATCTTCAAACTTTAACTAAACAACGTCTCGATCTATGCCGTCAAATACAATACCTTTTAATTACCAATTCTGTTTCTAATGACTCGAAGGGACCCTTACGTaaggaagaaattcaatttattcaaaacattATGCAGGAAGACGATAGTACTATCACAGAATCTGACTCTCAAAAAGTCGTAACTGAAAGACTAgttgaattcaaaaacattattcaattacaagaaaaaaatgcagaACTTTTGAAAGTAGTAAGAAACTTAGCCGATAAGTTGGAAtcgaaagaaaagaaatctaAACAAAGTCTTCAGAAAATCGAAAGTGAAACAGTAAATGAGGCTAAAGAGGCTATAATAACTTTAAAGagtgaaaaaatggatCTAGAATCAAGAATTGAGGAACTACAGAAAGAGcttgaagaattgaaaacttcTGTTCCCAACGAAGATGCGTCATACAGCAATGTAACTATAAAACAGTTAACCGAAACTAAGAGAGACCTCGAATCTCAAGTACAAGACTTGCAAACTCGTATCTCGCAAATTACTAGGGAGTCTACTGAAAATATGTCACTTTTAAACAAGGAGATACAGGACCTGTATGACAGCAAGAGCGACATATCCATTAAGCttggaaaggaaaaatcaTCGAGAATATTGGCAGAGGAACGATTTAAACTACTTTCGAATACGTTAGATCTAACTAAAGCTGAGAACGACCAACTGCGCAAAAGGTTTGATTATTTACAGAATACTATTTTAAAACAAGATTCCAAAACACACGAGACACTTAATGAATACGTTTCCTGTAAATCTAAGTTAAGCATTGTTGAAACAGAATTATTGAACCTGAAAGAAGAACAGAAATTAAGAGTTCATTTAGAAAAGAACTTGAAACAAGAACTGAATAAACTCTCCCCTGAAAAGGACAGTTTACGCATCATGGTAACTCAATTACAAACTTTACAAAAGGAGCGTGAAGATCTATTGGAAGAGACTAGGAAATCAtgtcaaaagaaaatagatgAACTTGAAGATGCTCTCAGCGAActtaaaaaggaaacttCTCAAAAAGACCATCATATCAAACAGCTGGAAGAAGACAACAATTCAAATATAGAATGGtaccaaaataaaatcgaagctttgaagaaagattaTGAATCAGTAATAACTTCTGTAGATAGTAAGCAAACTGACATTGAGAAATTACAATATAAAGTCAAATCactagaaaaggaaatcgAGGAGGACAAGATTCGTTTACATACTTATAATGTTATGGATGAAACAATTAACGATGATTCCCTACGCAAGGAGTTGGAAAAATCCAAGATTAACTTAACTGATGCTTATTCACAAATCAAAGAATACAAGGATCTCTACGAGACTACCTCTCAGTCTTTGCAGCAAACGAATTCTAAATTGGATGAATCTTTCAAGGACTTTACTAACCAGATTAAAAACCTAACTGATGAAAAAACTAGTTTGGAGGATAAGATTTCGCTTCTAAAAGAGCAAATGTTTAATTTGAATAATGAGCTAGATTTGCAGAAAAAAGGgatggaaaaagaaaaagctgaCTTTAAGAAAAGGATATCAATTTTACAgaacaataataaagaagtCGAAGCTGTTAAGTCCGAATATGAATCGAAGTTATCAAAAATCCAAAACGACCTTGATCAACAAACTATATATGCTAATACTGCGCAAAACAACTATGAACAAGAACTACAGAAACATGCAGATGTTTCTAAGACGATTAGTGAATTAAGAGAGCAATTACATACGTACAAAGGTCAAGTTAAGACCCTGAACTTATCGCGTGATCAACTGGAGAATGCTCTgaaagaaaacgaaaagaGTTGGTCCTCCCAGAAGGAATCTTTATTAGAACAGCTAGATTTATCGAATTCTCGTATTGAGGATTTATCCTCCCAAAATAAACTATTGTATGATCAAATACAAATCTACACAGCTGCGgacaaagaagtcaatAATTCGACAAACGGACCTGgtttgaataatattttaattACACTACGTCGCGAAAGGGATATTCTTGATACAAAAGTGACGGTGGCTGAAAGAGATGCAAAAATGTTGagacaaaaaatttctttgatggatGTTGAATTACAAGATGCTCGTACTAAGCTAGATAATTCAAGagttgaaaaggaaaatcatTCTTCCATTATTCAACAGCATGACGACATTATGGAGAAATTAAATCAATTAAATCTATTAAGAGAAAGTAACATAACATTGCGGAATGAGCTggaaaacaacaataacaagaagaaggaacTGCAATCTGAATTAGATAAATTGAAGCAAAATGTTGCGCCTATCGAGTCCGAATTGACAGCCTTGAAATATTCTatgcaagaaaaagagcaaGAGCTCAAATTAGCTAAAGAAGAGGTTCATCGTTGGAAAAAGCGCTCACAAGACATATTGGAGAAACATGAACAATTGAGCTCAAGCGATTATGAGAAGCTAGAAAGCGAgatagaaaatttgaaggAGGAACTAGAAAATAAGGAGCGTCAAGGAGCGGAAGCCGAGGAAAAATTTAACAGGCTGAGAAGACAAGCGCAAGAGAGAttaaaaacatcaaaactCTCACAGGACTCATTGACTGAACAAGTAAATAGTCTAAGGGATGCAAAGAACGTGTTGGAAAATTCCTTGAGTGAGGCAAACGCGAGAATCGAAGAGTTacaaaatgcaaaagtAGCACAAGGTAACAACCAGTTAGAAGcaataagaaaattacAAGAAGACGCAGAAAAGGCTTCAAGAGAGCTTCAAGCCAAGTTAGAAGAAAGTACGACTTCTTACGAATCTACGATAAACGGCTTAAATGAAGAGATTACAAcattaaaagaagaaattgaaaaacaaaggCAAATCCAGCAACAGTTACAAGCTACATCTGCaaatgaacaaaatgaCTTATCTAACATAGTTGAGTCTATGAAAAAgtcttttgaagaagataaaatcaaattcatcaaagaaaaaacccAAGaagttaatgaaaaaatactcGAGGCCCAAGAAAGGCTAAATCAACCTTCCAATATCAATATGGAGgagattaaaaaaaaatgggaaTCTGAGCACGAACAGGAAGTATCTCAAAAGATTCGCGAAGCTGAGGAAGCCCTCAAAAAGCGAATCAGATTACCCACTGAGGAGAAAATTAATAAGATAATCGAACGAAAGAAGGAggaattggaaaaagagtttgaagaaaaggttGAGGAGAGAATAAAATCAATGGAACAATCTGGAGAAATAGACGTGGTGCTTCGAAAACAGCTAGAAGCTAAGGTTCAAGAGAAACAAAAGGAATTGGAAAACGAGtataacaaaaaattacaagaagAACTCAAAGATGTACCACACTCAAGTCATATCTCAGATGATGAAAGGGACAAATTACGAGCAGAAATCGAAAGCAGGTTGAGGGAGGAGTTCAACAATGAACTGCAAGCcataaagaagaaatccTTCGACGAAGGAAAGCAACAAGCAATGATGAAAACTACccttttggaaagaaaacttgCCAAGATGGAATCTCAATTGTCAGAAACAAAACAAAGTGCCGAGAGTCCTCCGAAATCTGTTAACAATGTACAAAATCCATTACTAGGATTACCTAGGAAAATCGAAGAGAATTCAAATTCACCATTCAATCCGTTACTTTCCGGTGAAAAACTCTTAAAGCTAAATTCTAAGTCTTCATCAGGTGGATTTAACCCTTTTACCTCGCCATCCCCAAATAAGCACTTAcaaaatgataatgacaAAAGGGAGTCGTTGGCTAACAAGACAGATCCACCAACTCATTTGGAACCCAGCTTCAACATTCCCGCCTCAAGGGGTCtaatatcttcatcttccacTTTGTCAACTGATacaaatgatgaagaactTACTAGCAACAATCCTGCCCAAAAGGATTCATCGAACAGAAATGTTCAATCGGAAGAGgatacagaaaaaaagaaagagggAGAACCTGTTAAAAGAGGAGAGGCAATAGAAGAGCAGACGAAATCCAACAAGCGACCTATTGATGAGGTAGGAGAGCtgaaaaatgatgaagacgacACTACAGAAAACATTAATGAGTCAAAAAAGATCAAGActgaagatgaggaagaaaaagaaaccgATAAGGTGAATGACGAGAACAGTATATAA
- the ESL2 gene encoding Esl2p (hEST1A/B (SMG5/6)-like protein; contributes to environment-sensing adaptive gene expression responses; Esl2p and Esl1p contain a 14-3-3-like domain and a putative PilT N-terminus ribonuclease domain; interacts with Pex14p; may interact with ribosomes, based on co-purification experiments; green fluorescent protein (GFP)-fusion protein localizes to the nucleus and cytoplasm; ESL2 has a paralog, ESL1, that arose from the whole genome duplication), producing MPETSVQNPLRLSENENTRSMFLSASQQQRPSATPSFPRLVRNTTANLSLSDFQVLNPSSKRQNSNSVYDDINSSKRRISRPRFSDIEGKNNDHTYPERTTVKESEKNPSPRYVSSSKRALKRENSVGITQSSALISKSFSENGGSIAHEKWSPENMIKPLNVSQNSLAFVDAGSDEQSKSEIVGGFQRKSNNSQEINDKDNSARDQDFNNSGNNNNNNNHSSNNNDNNNNNNDDNNNNNNSNSRDNNNNSDDSNEREENDSCKPASNKRSGIALIQKLQELYKVIVKQEIELQERCSQLTNSQTTELKSLWTIYKINTDLVNNYVTFITTALLPSQPPHDLVIGQEIVEIYRIERRLWVYGTITFLDVLKNFSNFMDPEVCCQFITHVFVSLSTMISDIPSKYSITWLQRLGDLSRMAIALYPSSFIDWKLSAEHWYTEAMKYIYNHGKLYYHMSTVQQNTLEAFVNLGKSVFCQETFTPSPQYMQLVIDNIYQRAFVERNNGNLRNSLLIEYLKHSEAMLLPSFLESPDLQNVVLSYFIEKFGIDANGCNIFNAEDMFVQNPDFFKYFFRHGPSFAQSHILQIVGFGEPKNPFAILFELPKYLKERKDKKERKKSSNNDSSVTESSTGNSRNDNEDDDEIMSSTTSISDHDLLAEFFNDIDTLRRPILPSMLTNEAWLETLKFLNMTSLKCGIIVLRKFLHGPLGIALPHILPWIYFIISICLKSSQLSDPVSKEFWMIIVKRAFPWDTMVTFMNVLIVYLLDNQTSNSIIGDLCDDYDKLSLSELLELFNEGEELPEILGCWGTLWFDTICEKNTHSISSEDNFQEIGIKDYMALDSPTDGIIFDEKDENGEKFWKRACRTIFLFRELSRSFPIGVIIRNDPLIYRSSFQNTNILGSLVFKLEPLCNIHNNIPVLGALESIIDISEARSENNTDLHAVPELSVNEGDNIFHYVGYKKLRADYTCFDKNGEFLSASLYTTWYVPNSNNTNIEDNINYNSEKENEGLFLECIKSDYPEIDFKTTYFVFDATSWLRHSARIFKLAQNRLLRFAICLTTFQELRFLRKSKDENVMEAATRGIITIRQLYYENKVLPLRFTGNVATHIEENLEFEEQITWRTHVDEFVIESVMKAQEKLESASEPRLSPRRFNYVVLISDDDAMKKKAEEKEIKTLSTRFVFSLCTKLGEQRHLCTD from the coding sequence ATGCCAGAAACCTCTGTTCAGAATCCATTAAGGCTTtctgaaaatgaaaatactCGTTCGATGTTTCTGTCTGCATCACAGCAGCAGCGGCCATCTGCCACTCCATCCTTCCCTAGGTTGGTACGGAATACCACAGCAAATTTGAGTTTATCAGATTTTCAAGTGTTAAATCCGTCTTCTAAAAGGCAAAATTCAAACTCGGTTTACGATGATATAAATAGCAGTAAGAGGCGAATAAGTAGACCTAGATTTTCAGATATcgaaggaaaaaataatgaccATACTTACCCAGAAAGAACAACAGTCAAGGAATCAGAGAAAAATCCTTCTCCCAGATATGTGAGTAGTTCGAAAAGGGCCCTGAAAAGGGAAAACTCAGTTGGAATTACTCAATCCTCTGCATTGATTTCGAAATCATTTAGTGAAAACGGCGGAAGCATTGCACATGAGAAATGGAGCCCGGAAAATATGATAAAACCACTGAACGTTTCACAGAATTCGCTAGCTTTCGTGGATGCAGGGTCAGATGAACAGTCCAAGAGTGAAATTGTAGGCGGTTTCCAGCGTAAATCTAATAATAGTCAAGAAATCAACGACAAGGATAACAGTGCCCGAGATCAGGATTTCAATAACAGTggcaacaacaacaataataacaatcaCAGTAGCAATAACAATgacaataacaataataacaacgacgacaacaacaacaacaataacagCAACAGCCGtgataataacaataatagtGATGATAGTAATGAAAGGGAAGAAAATGATTCCTGCAAGCCAGCAAGTAATAAGAGATCGGGCATTGCTCTAATAcaaaaattacaagaaTTGTACAAAGTGATAGTTAAGCAAGAAATTGAATTGCAGGAGCGGTGCTCACAACTAACAAACTCTCAAACCACCGAACTAAAAAGCTTGTGGACTATCTATAAAATCAATACAGATCTTGTTAACAATTATGTCACTTTTATCACTACAGCTTTACTACCATCCCAACCGCCTCACGATTTGGTCATCGGCCAAGAAATTGTCGAAATATATAGGATCGAAAGAAGGCTATGGGTTTACGGCACGATAACATTTCTAGACGTTCTAAAGAACTTTTCTAACTTCATGGATCCTGAAGTTTGCTGCCAATTTATCACTCACGTCtttgtttcattatcaacTATGATTTCTGACATACCGTCCAAATATTCTATCACTTGGTTACAAAGACTAGGAGACTTATCAAGAATGGCTATAGCACTATATCCCTCGAGTTTTATCGATTGGAAACTGAGTGCTGAGCATTGGTATACTGAGGCGATGAAATACATATACAATCATGGAAAgctatattatcatatgTCTACCGTACAGCAAAACACTCTTGAAGCTTTTGTAAATTTGGGGAAAAGCGTCTTTTGTCAGGAAACATTCACTCCGTCTCCGCAATATATGCAATTGGTTATTGATAACATTTATCAAAGAGCCTTTgtagaaagaaataatggCAATCTTAGAAACTCTTTATTAATTGAGTATTTGAAACATAGTGAAGCCATGCTATTACCCAGTTTTTTAGAAAGTCCAGATTTACAAAATGTCGTGTTGAGctatttcattgaaaagttCGGTATAGATGCAAACGGTTGTAACATTTTTAACGCAGAAGATATGTTTGTTCAGAATcctgattttttcaagtatttCTTCAGGCATGGCCCCTCTTTTGCACAATCGCATATTTTACAAATTGTTGGATTTGGAGAGCCAAAAAACCCATTTGcaattttatttgaatTGCCGAAGTATTTGAAGGAGAGGAAAGACAAGAAGGAACGtaaaaaatcttcaaataATGACTCCTCCGTGACGGAAAGTTCAACGGGCAATAGCCGAAATGACAAcgaagatgacgatgaaaTAATGAGTTCTACCACTTCCATATCTGATCACGATCTCTTAGCAGAATTCTTCAATGACATCGATACCTTAAGGCGTCCGATACTGCCTTCAATGCTAACAAACGAAGCATGGTTGGAAACATTAAAGTTTCTAAATATGACCTCATTAAAATGCGGTATAATAGTGCTTCGGAAGTTTCTACATGGGCCTTTAGGTATCGCATTACCCCATATCTTACCATGGATATACTTTATCATCTCAATTTGTTTGAAAAGCAGCCAATTGAGTGATCCAGTTAGTAAAGAATTCTGGATGATTATTGTTAAGAGAGCTTTTCCATGGGATACAATGGTTACCTTTATGAATGTTTTGATTGTGTATTTATTGGATAACCAAACATCGAACTCTATTATTGGAGATTTATGCGATGACTACGATAAATTAAGCCTTTCTGAACTTTTAGAATTATTCAATGAAGGCGAAGAATTACCAGAAATTTTGGGCTGTTGGGGAACATTGTGGTTTGACACAATTTGCGAAAAGAATACGCATTCGATTAGTAGTGAAGataattttcaagaaatcgGTATAAAAGATTATATGGCATTGGATTCGCCGACAGATGGAATtatatttgatgaaaagGACGAAAATGGTGAAAAATTCTGGAAAAGGGCATGCAGAAccatatttctttttagagAGCTGTCAAGAAGTTTTCCAATAGGCGTAATAATCAGAAACGATCCGTTGATATATCGTTCatcatttcaaaatactAATATATTGGGAAGTTTAGTCTTCAAACTCGAACCCTTGTGCAATATACACAACAATATACCAGTATTAGGTGCCCTGGAAAGTATTATTGACATATCTGAGGCAAGAAGTGAAAACAACACTGATCTGCACGCTGTGCCGGAACTAAGTGTCAACGAGGGCGATAATATCTTCCACTATGTTGGCTACAAGAAACTTCGTGCCGATTATACGTGCTTCGATAAAAATGGAGAATTTTTAAGCGCCTCGCTTTACACTACATGGTATGTCCCgaacagcaacaacacTAACATAGAGGACAACATCAATTATAACAgcgaaaaggaaaatgaaggtCTATTTCTGGAATGTATAAAATCTGATTATCCAGAAATAGATTTTAAAACTACATACTTTGTCTTTGATGCAACTTCTTGGCTAAGACATTCCGCACGCATATTCAAGCTAGCTCAAAACAGACTGCTAAGATTTGCCATTTGTTTAACCACATTCCAAGAGCTGAGATTTTTACGAAAGTCAAAGGACGAAAACGTCATGGAGGCTGCCACAAGAGGTATAATAACTATAAGGCAGCTTTACTATGAGAATAAAGTATTACCCCTAAGATTCACAGGTAATGTAGCGACACACATCGAAGAGAACttagaatttgaagaacaaataaCATGGAGGACACATGTCGACGAGTTTGTCATCGAATCCGTAATGAAGGCGCAAGAAAAACTAGAGAGTGCCAGCGAACCGCGTCTTTCCCCTCGCCGCTTTAACTACGTAGTTCTGATATCTGACGACGACGccatgaagaaaaaagcagaagaaaaagaaataaaaacgCTAAGCACACGATTTGTGTTTTCTTTGTGCACAAAACTTGGCGAACAGCGCCATCTGTGTACAGACTGA
- the PCC1 gene encoding chromatin DNA-binding EKC/KEOPS complex subunit PCC1 (Component of the EKC/KEOPS protein complex; EKC/KEOPS complex is required for t6A tRNA modification and telomeric TG1-3 recombination; may have role in transcription; other complex members are Kae1p, Gon7p, Bud32p, and Cgi121p; ortholog of human LAGE3) — translation MTSKREKSLDHTLELKIPFETERQATIATKVLSPDPILKPQDFQVDYSSEKNVMLVQFRSIDDRVLRVGVSSIIDSIKTIVEAMDVLS, via the exons ATGACAAGCAAACGGGAAAAGTCACTGGATCACACATT AGAACTAAAGATACCGTTTGAAACGGAGCGACAAGCGACCATAGCAACCAAAGTCCTATCTCCGGACCCGATTTTGAAGCCACAAGATTTTCAAGTAGACTACAGTTCCGAGAAAAATGTCATGCTAGTCCAGTTCAGAAGCATTGATGATAGGGTGCTTCGAGTGGGAGTTAGCAGTATCATAGACAGTATCAAAACCATTGTGGAAGCCATGGACGTTCTATCATAA